The genomic DNA CAGGAGAAGAAGACCACGGACTCGTACAGGTTGGAAAGCGGCGCATGGCCGTGCCCCATGTCGTAAGACTCCTTCCACCGCAGGCCTATGGCGATGGTCTGGATCACGAACCCCAGGTAGGCGATGTAGCTCGCACCAGCTCCGACATTCTTGTTCCTCGTTGCGAGAAAGGCGAAGAAAGCCAGCATCGAGATCATATAGGAGAAGGTGGTGATGTTGAACAGCATGGAACTGGACATGTTGTATGTTTCCTCCGCGCTTTTACGTTAGGTACAATCTGCTGCGGCGATTCCGTCTACCGGTCATCACCCTTTCTTCAACTTGTCCACAAGGTTTTCGAAGGTGCCCTGGAAGGCAGCGGGATTTTTGCTGGCAGTTCCGCCGACCACCACGCGCCCCTGTGCAATCCTGATCCAGATACGCTTGTGAGACATGAAAAATGCCATCATTATCCCGATGACCATAAGAATGCAGCCGAGCCAGACTACCCAGACCCCCGGGTCCTTGGCGACCTGCAATCCGGTATAGAATTTCTCGTCCGACCCGGTGTAGTTAAAGATCAGGTCATCCCCCCGTTGGGCATCGAAGTCCGGGTAGTTGCGGAACACGATGAAGGACTGCGGAGCACCGCCTCCTGCCGGACGCACCTCTATCTTTACAGCCGGACCCGAAAATTCGGGAATGAAGCTCCGTACCTCTTGAGTCGACTCCACCACCTGAACGGTGCCGCCGCCGGGAAGAGCTACAGACTCCCCCTGACGTGCGATCAGCTTCACGGGAGCGCCACCTTTGCGGCTTTGAACAGTGAGGTGAAAGACCGCGCTGTCACCGGCAGGTCCGTAGCTGGACTGATAGAAAGTAATACCTTTGTAGGTGAGCGGGTGGTTTACGACAATCGGGATATTTTGATATCCCTGGACCGGCTGCCCATTCTCAAGAACCGTCAGTACGCTCTTGAATTCCTTTGGCGCCCCGGTGTCGTAGAAGGAAACGGAGAATTTTTCGCATTTGACTG from Geobacter sp. DSM 9736 includes the following:
- a CDS encoding cytochrome c biogenesis protein ResB, with translation MTTNKGGFLQALWDFFCSLKLSIFLLIGLAATSIIGTVIPQGTPPPEYLHSISQTKLQVYEKLGFFDMYHSWWFILLLYLLTVNLVACSIKRLPRVWKMISEPTLVMDEGVEKSLSLTHEMKLSGDLASQRQKLTEFLKAEFAAPVVTEHNGEYHLFAQKSPYSRLGVYVVHLSIIIIFIGALIGSFFGYKAFVNIVEGTSTSTVYTRTEKPIELGFAVKCEKFSVSFYDTGAPKEFKSVLTVLENGQPVQGYQNIPIVVNHPLTYKGITFYQSSYGPAGDSAVFHLTVQSRKGGAPVKLIARQGESVALPGGGTVQVVESTQEVRSFIPEFSGPAVKIEVRPAGGGAPQSFIVFRNYPDFDAQRGDDLIFNYTGSDEKFYTGLQVAKDPGVWVVWLGCILMVIGIMMAFFMSHKRIWIRIAQGRVVVGGTASKNPAAFQGTFENLVDKLKKG